One Heptranchias perlo isolate sHepPer1 chromosome 31, sHepPer1.hap1, whole genome shotgun sequence DNA segment encodes these proteins:
- the LOC137300679 gene encoding uridine-cytidine kinase 1-A-like isoform X1: MEAAGGGRGVKARRPVLIGVGGGTSSGKSTVCEKIMELLGQNKVDHRCKVVILSQDRFYKILTPDQQVKALEGLYNFDHPDAFDNELALKTLKDILDGKIVEVPNYDFITNSRLPEAMTVYPADVVLFEGILVFYNQAIRDLFQLKLFVDTDSDVRLSHRVLRDTKRGRDLEQILAQYTTFVKPAFDQFSLPTKKYADVIVPRGVDNIAAINLIVQHIQDILSGDICKWQRGLMNGQSRQQKRSSPEEMETNSVNYSSKRVHLEPSSRPH; this comes from the exons ATGGAGGCGGCGGGCGGAGGCCGAGGGGTGAAGGCGCGCAGGCCGGTCCTGATCGGGGTCGGCGGGGGGACGTCCAGCGGTAAA TCTACAGTATGCGAGAAGATAATGGAACTCTTGGGCCAGAATAAGGTGGACCATCGGTGTAAAGTGGTCATTCTGAGTCAGGACAGATTCTACAAGATCCTTACTCCTGATCAACAGGTCAAGGCCCTTGAGGGACTGTACAATTTTGATCATCCAG ATGCTTTCGATAATGAACTTGCATTAAAAACACTGAAAGACATTCTGGATGGGAAGATAGTTGAGGTTCCTAACTATGATTTTATCACCAATTCTAG GTTACCAGAAGCCATGACCGTGTACCCGGCCGATGTAGTCCTGTTTGAGGGAATACTGGTGTTTTACAATCAGGCAATTAGAGATCTGTTCCAGCTTAAACTGTTTGTTGACACGGACTCCGATGTACGGCTCTCCCACCGAG TACTCCGAGATACAAAGCGAGGAAGAGACCTGGAACAAATCCTGGCTCAGTATACCACATTTGTGAAGCCTGCCTTTGATCAGTTTTCTTTACCG ACAAAGAAATATGCAGATGTCATTGTTCCACGAGGAGTTGACAACATAG CTGCAATTAACTTGATTGTACAGCACATTCAAGATATTCTGAGTGGAGATATCTGCAAATGGCAGCGGGGGCTAATGAATGGGCAGAGCCGACAACAGAAGCGTTCCTCTCCAGAAGAAATGGAGACCAACAGTGTGAACTACTCGAGCAAACGTGTCCATTTGGAACCCAGCAGCCGCCCCCACTGA
- the LOC137300679 gene encoding uridine-cytidine kinase 1-A-like isoform X2 — MELLGQNKVDHRCKVVILSQDRFYKILTPDQQVKALEGLYNFDHPDAFDNELALKTLKDILDGKIVEVPNYDFITNSRLPEAMTVYPADVVLFEGILVFYNQAIRDLFQLKLFVDTDSDVRLSHRVLRDTKRGRDLEQILAQYTTFVKPAFDQFSLPTKKYADVIVPRGVDNIAAINLIVQHIQDILSGDICKWQRGLMNGQSRQQKRSSPEEMETNSVNYSSKRVHLEPSSRPH, encoded by the exons ATGGAACTCTTGGGCCAGAATAAGGTGGACCATCGGTGTAAAGTGGTCATTCTGAGTCAGGACAGATTCTACAAGATCCTTACTCCTGATCAACAGGTCAAGGCCCTTGAGGGACTGTACAATTTTGATCATCCAG ATGCTTTCGATAATGAACTTGCATTAAAAACACTGAAAGACATTCTGGATGGGAAGATAGTTGAGGTTCCTAACTATGATTTTATCACCAATTCTAG GTTACCAGAAGCCATGACCGTGTACCCGGCCGATGTAGTCCTGTTTGAGGGAATACTGGTGTTTTACAATCAGGCAATTAGAGATCTGTTCCAGCTTAAACTGTTTGTTGACACGGACTCCGATGTACGGCTCTCCCACCGAG TACTCCGAGATACAAAGCGAGGAAGAGACCTGGAACAAATCCTGGCTCAGTATACCACATTTGTGAAGCCTGCCTTTGATCAGTTTTCTTTACCG ACAAAGAAATATGCAGATGTCATTGTTCCACGAGGAGTTGACAACATAG CTGCAATTAACTTGATTGTACAGCACATTCAAGATATTCTGAGTGGAGATATCTGCAAATGGCAGCGGGGGCTAATGAATGGGCAGAGCCGACAACAGAAGCGTTCCTCTCCAGAAGAAATGGAGACCAACAGTGTGAACTACTCGAGCAAACGTGTCCATTTGGAACCCAGCAGCCGCCCCCACTGA